The DNA region TACATGAATGAAGCAAGCGGGCACCAATTCCCAATAGCGAATGTCCACAACCATATCCCGGAAATAGACAGTCTCTTATATTCTGACTATAGGTGCTCCGTGATCTTATGTCTTACTGTTTGTACGGATCCATTCCCCTCCCTGGACATCCCAACGCAGCACCGTGACCCATTCCAGAAGCGCCGTCTTATTGCCCTTATGTCCATACCAATGCGCCTGTATCAATACTAAACAAGGCATCTCCATCTAGCAATCGCAGAGATGGTCACCTTCCTTCCCCTCTCCTCGCCCACTATCCGTCTCGCAGGCCGATTTGTCGACGAGGCATTTGGCGTCGCCGCCGGATACAACTTCTTCGTGTCCCAGGTAGCCCAGATCCCGTTTGAGATTGTCGCGTGCAATCTGATCATCACGTATTGGAGCGATGCAGTCCCTGTAGGGGCTATTGTTGCCATTGTGCTTGTGCTGTACATGTACGTCTGCCATCTCCATCATTTGTAGTCTGCATTGAGACTCTGACATCGAGGCTGCAGAATTCTCAATGTGTTTGCCGTTCAATGGTATGGTGAATCTGAGTTCTGGCTTTCACTGGGAAAGGTTCTTCTCAGCGTTGGTCTGATTATATTCACCTTTATCGTGATGCTGGGAGGGAATCCTTTGAATGACAGGTTCGGATTCCGATACTGGCAGAATCCGGGTTCGTTTGCAGAGCACTACAAGAAAGGTGACCTTGGTCGATGGCTGGGCTTTCTCTATTGCGTTATCAAGGCGAGTTTCACAATTGCCGGACCAGACTATGTCAGCACCCCTCCTCTTCTTACCAGTCAGCAACTAAATGAGACAGGTCTCCATGGCCGCAGGAGAAGCCATCAACCCCCGCACAGTCCTGCCCAAAGCCTACAACGGCGTCTTCTATCGTCTTACCGTCTTCTTTGTGCTAGGAACCCTCTGCGTCGGCGTCCTAGTCCCCTACAACGATTCCACAATGGCCGCTGCATTCGACCAAGACAAGCCCGGTGCCGCGGCCTCGCCGTACGTGATTGCCATGGACCGCCTGCACATCCCCATCTTACCACACATCGTGAACGCCATGGTACTCGGCGCCTCATTCAGCGCAGGGAACAGCTACGTCTACTGCGCGAGCCGCAGTCTCTACGGCCTCGCACTGGACGGTAAAGCGCCACGCTTCTTCACAAAGTGCACACGCACCGGAGTCCCAATCTACTGCGTGAGCGTGGTGTTATTAATTGCACTCCTAGCATTCCTCCAAGTCTCAAACAGCGCCTCCGTCGTAATAAACTGGTTCGTCAACCTAGTCACAGCATCCCAACTAATCAACTTCTCCGTCTGCACATTCACCTACATCCGCTTCTTCAAGGCCCTCAAGACGCAGGGCTTCTCCCGTGAAACCCTTCCCTACACATCCCGCTTTCAGCCCTACCTCGCGTATATTTCGCTGGTGTGTACGACTACCATGGCGTTTGTGGGTGGGTATGAGGTCTTTCTGCCGGGGAAGTGGGATGTAGCgtcgtttttcttttcgtaTACGATGATAGGTGTGTTTCCGATTCTATATGTTGGGTGGAAGCTTGTGCATCGGACGAAATTTAGACGGCCTGAGGAGGTGGATTTGGTGTCGGGGGttgaggagattgatgaTTATACGAGGAATTATGTTGAGGTGAAGCCGACGTGAGTTCTACACTTGGTATTGAGTAGAGATGGTGCTAACTGGGACAGGAATATATTCACCAAAACGTCAAGAGTCCTCTTTGGATAGCGAACGACAAAAGTACGCTCAAAAATAGCCATAATGATAGACTAGATGTACATATCATACAAAAGAACTATAAGAACACATCCAATCCTATGACGCCTGCccatcaacaccaacaccagcagcCTTCAACGCCTCCAACCTCTGCTTATTCCTCTTCCCCAGCACCCGCAGCGTAGTCTTCCTCTCAATCTCTGTCATCCCTTCCCAGTTCGCGATCCGCGAGAGCGTCCCGTCCGTATTCACCACCATAGGCCCCAGGTGGTCCAGAGTCACCGTTGAGCTCGGCTGGCTGAGATCGAGTTGGTTTGTACCGGAGGAGCTGGATTCGGGGAGGGCCAGGTagggttgctgctgctgctgctgctgctcttgcaGCTGCTCTTGGCCTTGGGTttgttgttggggttgagtTTTTGCGTTTGATTTTTCGGACATGGTCGAGTATGAGTGGAGAGATGTCGGGCACTGGAGGTGGAAGATGGGGGGTGAGAATGCAAGAGTTCTGGAATGCGCTGAGAGGTGTGTTGCTGCGCGGGCTGCGATGGATGGGTTGAGATTGAGAGAGAGCGTGAGAGGGAGGAGTGTGCGGGAGAATGTGGAGGACATTCGcatgtcttttcttttttgtagAATCGAGGTGTTGGAGGTGATGGTTTAAGTCAAGGTGAATGACGAGTTTTGTTTTTGTGAGGCGGAGAGGATTCTAGAAGCTACAAGTACATCGGTGCTATGACAGAGAATGCTACTTTATTACGATGAACATGGATTGGTATATTCGTACTATACAGAGCATATTAAATGCTTTATCGAAACCACCAATTGACCTGTATCATTAGCCAGGTTTCCCATCAGTGCGATAGAAGACTTACCGAGGCAGTGACTCCCTCTCCAACACCCTTGATACTATGCCACCACCCCTTAGGGATGAACAATCCATCCCTAGGCCCCAGACGAGCCTCATATCCTTCTTTCTCCGAGCTCCATGTGTCGGCATCGCCCCAAACCACTTTTTCTAGCAACGCCCTCTCCGGACCCTGCATCATCTCCTCCCCACGAATCGCCGCAGCTTCacgattcccactctttcccAACTGTCGCCTTACGGTCGCAAACAATCCCAGGCCCTCATCCGGACTCACCAGCCGTACCACTTTCTCCCCTGCCATCTGCACAAACAAGTTCGGATTCGGATCGCGGTGTAGCGGGGTGTACGTTGGCGGGTGTCCGATCCAGACATTAGCATCGTAGACATCGCCTCTCCCTGCGCGTGCCACGAGATCCGGGACGGGAAAATCACCGCGCAGAATCTGGGGTAGGTCGGAGAGTTGGCATTGTGCTAGGTAGAGTCGGGTGGATTGTTGCGGGTTTGTTTCAGCGGTTTGCATCCATTGTAGGAAGAGGCTTAGCGGAGCGTGGAATTGGCGGAAGCTAAGTTCTGAATTCGTCGGTCCGGAGGTCGAGGGCTGGGTGAGTTCTAGGGGAACGAATGCGCTAGACCCGTGCTGCTCTAGGTATTCTGTGTTCAATCGTAACCGTGGGGTATCATCATTCTGAGTAGCAGGGTGAAACCAGCGCTCGACGGCGGGAATATCGCGGAAGAACTGGCGCGGGAGAATCGCAGGGAGTTCTGGGACAAAGTATTGTTCGCGGAAACGATCTATACGACCATTCTGGAGGGGTTCGAGAGGACGATACCGATGGGTAGAGGGTGTTGCGGAGGAAGTGGAGCGTCGGTGGTTAAAAGCCATAAAAGCGCGCACAGGCGCAACCCGGGGGTTATGGCAGGTCAGCAGCCATTTCTGAAGCTTCATCAGAGACGTAACTGTGATATATTGGAATGTTAATTGCAAGAGTTAAGTGTGGTGCAGTGGTGGTGATAACAGGCTCCGCGGTTAATCTCCCGATAAGGAAATCGGCGAATCTCTGCTCCGGCCGAATTCACTTGCACTCTTGTACCTTCTCAGTTACTATACAGAAAATACGGCGCATGGTTGGGCACTGAGCAGGCTTCAGGTAAAATGGATTCCGTGGCCCACCCGGTTCTCAAGTTCATATGCAAAAATCACGGctgtatactccgtacattgTGATACGTGAACAATGCGCCGATTAGAACCTCATATGCTACAGCGGGGTCTCAGCCGAGGTTGAAGGGCTGATCTGAAGCCGATCGAGTCCTCCCCGCTTGTTAATCCTGGTGGAAGTATCCCCAGGTTGATGATATAACTACTCAACATTCTATCATAACCCTCCAAAGGACCGAAGCACAATGCCTTCCCCAGCAAAGATTCACAAACGTCACGCGTATGGCAAAGATGCCCATACCTACATCCCCGTCGTGATCATCGGCGCCGGCGAGTCTGGCATCGCCATGGGGTGTCGTTTGAAAGAAGCCCTGGGATTTGATCAGTTCCGGCTTTTCGATAGACAGGCCGGTATTGGAGGGTCTTGGTGGATTAATCGCTATCCAGGTGTTGCTTGCGATGTGTATGGTTGTACTTCTGACACTTGAGACCTCTGCTTACAGATATCAGACCGGCACTCTTATactccttttccttttcgccGAAACAGGACTGGAGTACTCTGCACCCGACCGGTCCGGAACTTGCACAATATTTCGCGGATGTCTGTGAGAAGTATGGCCTAGTCGACAAGATTCAATTGAATACCGAGGTCGACGAGATCAAGTGGCTGGAAGATGTGGAAGAGTGGGAAGTCACACTGACGTCCCTCGTTCCCGGTACTGGGGATTTAGCCAAGAGTGAACGAGATGCCATGGTAGCCAGAGAAGGCCCGCATAGCGTTTATGTCCAGACGGAGAAGGTGCGAGCAAAGGTTGTGGTAAGTGGCGCTGGAGGACTGGTGGAGCCCAAGCAATGGCCTCAAGGTATACCGGGCATTGAGAGCTTCGAAGGTCAAGTCATACACACTGCCAAGTGGGATAGCAACGTCGACCTTCAAGGGAAGGATGTGGTCGTTATTGGTTCCGGCTGCAGTGCCGCTCAGGTGGTTCCTAGCCTGGCCGAATATCAGCCCAAATCAGTGACCCAGGTGATGAGGACTCCACCTTGGATCCAGCCAGATCTGTTTTCCGACAAGGGCCTCGAGCTGTGGGAGAGGTGGACGCCTTTTTTGTTTAGTTACGTTCCTGGCCTCTCATACACTCTCCGAGGCGTGATGTTCGCCATGTTCGAAATGGACTTCCTAGGATGGTTCAAGAATAACCGCTATGCGGAATGGAAGCGACGATCAACGGAGCAAAAATTCCTCGCGTATATGCGCTCTGCAACCCCTAGCAAGTACCATGAAATCCTCACTCCGAACTACGACCTAGGCTGCAAGCGTCGAGTCGTACGGGGTGAATGGTTCAAAAGCCTAAATAACCCAAACTATGAGCTGACAACCATGCGTCTCACGAGCGTCCAGTCCCGGAGCGTCACCCTCGGCCCTGGGAAACATTACCCTCCAGACAGTGCTGAAACGGACGAGGTGAGGCAAGTTCCTGCCGATGTGATCATCCTCGGCAACGGATTTGAAACCAACAACTGGCTGCACCCACTGCGGGTGGTTGGTAGAGATGGCAAAAACTTGAATGAAGTCTGGGATGAGCGTGGAGGTGCGCAAGCTTATCTGGGCCTCGCCATGGACCGTTTCCCAAATTTCTTCTTTATTTTCGGACCCAACACTGCGACTGGTCATACAAGTGTGATTTTTGCGAGTGAAAATGCGGTAAATTACTCGTTGAACTTTATTAAGCCTATCCTCAATGGCGATGTGAGTTCCTACGAGGTCACTGAGGAAGCCGAGAGAGCCTGGGCGAATAAAGTTCAGAAGGGTCTCCAAGGCACTGTATTCCAAGCAGGAAATTGCACGAGCTGGTACAAAACGGAAAGTGGATGGAATTCTTCGACCTATCCGTAAGTTCTATAATTTCTTATCCTTTTGCTCGTCAGCTAACGAGATGCATAGGTTCACCCAAATTGATTACTATCTTCGATGCACATTCCCGGTTTGGCGGCACTGGACGGCGAAGTACACCTCGAAGGGAAAATGGGCGCATAGGATCCGTGCTGCGTTCAATAACTTGACCCTCACTGCAGCTCTTTCTGGTATTGTCTGGTTCAGCCTGCATCCCGGAGATTTCAGACGGTGGGCTGGGCTCATTCCCACAGCTCGGGGTTCAATTGTCTCTGCAGTTCGGGAGGGTCTTATGCGCGCATCCCAGATGCTCGGCTGATATGCTTGCATGTATATAATGTTGGGTCGATAGTAGTCTTTCAATGCAAAGAATCATTGCCTGTCCATGTAGATGTTTGTATTACTCCCCTCTGATTGGCCCGGCTTAATCTGGGGAAACGGAAAAACCCCGCGTAACTGCGAGGAATGTCTCCGCACATCATCGCCGCTTGTTCTCCATACACCAGCCTCGTCTCTCCCAAAAACCACCCATCGCGATGGCTTCAGAGTCTCCTCAGATGGACACGACGGCGTCCCAGACGGGCGCCAGTCAGACAGCTGTCGGA from Aspergillus chevalieri M1 DNA, chromosome 2, nearly complete sequence includes:
- a CDS encoding putative general amino acid permease (Agp2) (COG:E;~EggNog:ENOG410QDKR;~InterPro:IPR004840,IPR004841;~PFAM:PF13520,PF00324;~TransMembrane:12 (i71-88o100-127i148-173o179-201i213-233o260-280i301-322o354-377i398-420o432-457i478-500o506-526i);~go_component: GO:0016020 - membrane [Evidence IEA];~go_component: GO:0016021 - integral component of membrane [Evidence IEA];~go_process: GO:0006865 - amino acid transport [Evidence IEA];~go_process: GO:0055085 - transmembrane transport [Evidence IEA]) codes for the protein MSSNPDIVIGPVSTAIEHGESDKTTSLKTHLKNRIGKEKDTVVEDGEESINSEPHKPVCDHTHRKLKPRHVELIGIGGTIGTVLYVQIGQTLLEGGPASLFLAFTIWCSVILCLTVSIAEMVTFLPLSSPTIRLAGRFVDEAFGVAAGYNFFVSQVAQIPFEIVACNLIITYWSDAVPVGAIVAIVLVLYIILNVFAVQWYGESEFWLSLGKVLLSVGLIIFTFIVMLGGNPLNDRFGFRYWQNPGSFAEHYKKGDLGRWLGFLYCVIKASFTIAGPDYVSMAAGEAINPRTVLPKAYNGVFYRLTVFFVLGTLCVGVLVPYNDSTMAAAFDQDKPGAAASPYVIAMDRLHIPILPHIVNAMVLGASFSAGNSYVYCASRSLYGLALDGKAPRFFTKCTRTGVPIYCVSVVLLIALLAFLQVSNSASVVINWFVNLVTASQLINFSVCTFTYIRFFKALKTQGFSRETLPYTSRFQPYLAYISLVCTTTMAFVGGYEVFLPGKWDVASFFFSYTMIGVFPILYVGWKLVHRTKFRRPEEVDLVSGVEEIDDYTRNYVEVKPTNIFTKTSRVLFG
- a CDS encoding uncharacterized protein (COG:S;~EggNog:ENOG410PTSW) → MRMSSTFSRTLLPLTLSLNLNPSIAARAATHLSAHSRTLAFSPPIFHLQCPTSLHSYSTMSEKSNAKTQPQQQTQGQEQLQEQQQQQQQPYLALPESSSSGTNQLDLSQPSSTVTLDHLGPMVVNTDGTLSRIANWEGMTEIERKTTLRVLGKRNKQRLEALKAAGVGVDGQAS
- a CDS encoding putative JmjC domain protein (COG:B,T;~EggNog:ENOG410PPT5;~InterPro:IPR041667,IPR003347;~PFAM:PF13621); the protein is MKLQKWLLTCHNPRVAPVRAFMAFNHRRSTSSATPSTHRYRPLEPLQNGRIDRFREQYFVPELPAILPRQFFRDIPAVERWFHPATQNDDTPRLRLNTEYLEQHGSSAFVPLELTQPSTSGPTNSELSFRQFHAPLSLFLQWMQTAETNPQQSTRLYLAQCQLSDLPQILRGDFPVPDLVARAGRGDVYDANVWIGHPPTYTPLHRDPNPNLFVQMAGEKVVRLVSPDEGLGLFATVRRQLGKSGNREAAAIRGEEMMQGPERALLEKVVWGDADTWSSEKEGYEARLGPRDGLFIPKGWWHSIKGVGEGVTASVSLLSH
- a CDS encoding flavin-containing monooxygenase (COG:P;~EggNog:ENOG410PFFN;~InterPro:IPR020946,IPR036188;~PFAM:PF13450;~TransMembrane:1 (i569-588o);~go_function: GO:0004499 - N,N-dimethylaniline monooxygenase activity [Evidence IEA];~go_function: GO:0050660 - flavin adenine dinucleotide binding [Evidence IEA];~go_function: GO:0050661 - NADP binding [Evidence IEA];~go_process: GO:0055114 - oxidation-reduction process [Evidence IEA]), whose amino-acid sequence is MPSPAKIHKRHAYGKDAHTYIPVVIIGAGESGIAMGCRLKEALGFDQFRLFDRQAGIGGSWWINRYPGVACDVPALLYSFSFSPKQDWSTLHPTGPELAQYFADVCEKYGLVDKIQLNTEVDEIKWLEDVEEWEVTLTSLVPGTGDLAKSERDAMVAREGPHSVYVQTEKVRAKVVVSGAGGLVEPKQWPQGIPGIESFEGQVIHTAKWDSNVDLQGKDVVVIGSGCSAAQVVPSLAEYQPKSVTQVMRTPPWIQPDLFSDKGLELWERWTPFLFSYVPGLSYTLRGVMFAMFEMDFLGWFKNNRYAEWKRRSTEQKFLAYMRSATPSKYHEILTPNYDLGCKRRVVRGEWFKSLNNPNYELTTMRLTSVQSRSVTLGPGKHYPPDSAETDEVRQVPADVIILGNGFETNNWLHPLRVVGRDGKNLNEVWDERGGAQAYLGLAMDRFPNFFFIFGPNTATGHTSVIFASENAVNYSLNFIKPILNGDVSSYEVTEEAERAWANKVQKGLQGTVFQAGNCTSWYKTESGWNSSTYPFTQIDYYLRCTFPVWRHWTAKYTSKGKWAHRIRAAFNNLTLTAALSGIVWFSLHPGDFRRWAGLIPTARGSIVSAVREGLMRASQMLG